CAAAATGGTATCAACGCCATCGTGGTGCGCGAAGGAGATGCTTTGCTCGAGGCACGCTTGACCGACGGAGAGAACGAAATTGTTATCGCATTGCAGTCAGGACGCGCCATTCGCTTCAACGAAAATAGAGTGCGTCCGATGGGGCGTAATACCAGCGGCGTAAGAGGCATTAGACTGGCCGACGAAAATGATGCTGTAGTAGGAATGATTTGCATGGAAACCCAGGATTACGATGTTCTTGTAGTTTCGGAAAATGGCTACGGTAAGCGCTCCAAACTTGAAGACTACCGCGTAACAAACCGCGGCGGAAAAGGAGTGAAGACGCTGAATATCACCGAAAAAACCGGAAAACTCATTGCCGTCAAAAACGTGACAGACAACGACGACCTAATGATCATCAACAGATCAGGCCTTACAATACGAATGGCTGTAAGCGAGCTGCGCGTAATGGGACGAGCTACCCAGGGCGTGCGTCTGATAAACCTGCGCGACGATGATTCCATAGCTGCTGTGGCCAATGTGATGCGCGAAGAGGAAGAAGAAGAGGAGGTCATTACGGAGGATATTGAATTGAATGAAGAAGATATGGTGACTGACGACGACGAGCAAACACCAGCAGAAGAATAAAGGATAGTATTATTAAAAATAAAAGTCAGCCTAATGTTTCATTCTGGCACGACTATTGAAAAACAAATAAACTTTAACAACTAAACTTCTCAGGAAAATGAAAAAATTCGTAGTGTTATTAATTACAGTCCTTGCTTTTTCAGGAGTTTATGCCCAGCCAAACAACGTGGTTGCATCCTTTAACTACCTGAACCGGGGCAAACTCGACAAAGCAAAAGAGGCCATTGACAAAGCCGTTGAGCATCAAAAAACAATGACTGATGCTAAAACCTGGTTTTATTATGGCAATGTGTATTTATCGATACAACTGACCGATGAAGAAGAGTACAAAGATCTCGACCCAAATCCTTTGGATAAAGCCTATGAGGCGTATGTAAAATCCATTGAACTCGACACCAAGAACGAATATGTTGATCAGGTTAGAGACAGAATCCTGGTTTGTTCGGAGCAATATTTTAACAATGCTGTCTCCGATTACAACGAAAAGGATTACAAAAAAGCCGCCGAAGCTTTTGCGAAATCAGCAATGACGCGTCAGGAAATGGGTTCCATCGACACTTTGTCAATCTTTTATGCCGGGCAAAGCGCTTTTCTGGGTGAAGATTACCAGAATGCACGAAAACACATGATTCAGGCGAAGGATTTAAACTATCCCGAACCTGCCATCTACAGTATTTTGGCCAGTGTGCACAAAGTGGAAGGCGATACTGCCGCAGCCATTATGGTAATCAACGAAGGCCGCGAAGTATTTCCCGATGATTACGCTTTGATTATCGACGCTGCCAATCTTTACCTTGCCACAGGACTTAGTCAGGAGGCATTGGATGTTTTGACGCTGGCCATCGAAAAGGATAAATCCAACCCATCGCTGTTTTTCGCTGCCGGAACTATTTACGACAAAATGGGCAACTTTGAGAAGGCACGCGACCTTTACCAGGATGCTATTAACGTTGACGCCGATTATTTTGACGCCAACTACAACCTGGGTGCGCTTTACTTTAACAAAGCTGTCGAAATAATTACAGAAGCCGGAAACCTGCCGCTCAACGAAACAGCCAAATACGATAAGATGATGGAAGAAGGTAAGGCAATGATGCAGAAAGCTTTGCCATACCTCGAAAAAGCCGACTCTATACAGGAAAGCGATCAGATCACCCTGCAAACACTCAAGGAAATTTACACCCGCCTGGGCATGATGGATAAGGTGAAAGGGGTGAACGAACGCCTGAACAATTAAAACTAAATACTGTTTTTAATAAAAAACGAAATGGAGAGATCAGAAATGATTCTCTCCATTTTTTTTATATTAACATTTTAAAACCTGACATTATGGAAACTTTTGAAGAAAAACGGAAACAGTATCAAAAACAAATCGACAACAATCCTGCACAATTTGAGCCTCGTTACGCGATGGGAAAACTCTATTATGAGCAGGCCTCCAGGGAAGGCAGCCCGGAATCATCGGCTAAACAATTGCTGCAACAATCGGCTGAACATCTCGAGAAAGCCGACCAGATAAAACCCGGCAATCGCGACAACCTGACAATGCTTCGCGAGATTTATACCATAACGAACCATTCCGACAAGGCGAAAGGCATCAACGAGAGGCTAAACGCATAGGCTTTCTTGTGCCGCGCCATTTTTTTCTATTAGGAAATCACTACTAGATTAAAACAACCGATAATACCAATGGGGGTAAACTTTAAAATACTTTATTTAACATAATATTAATTATAGGACATTTATTGATTCCTGATTTTGGTAACAACAATACCACTGATGTCCGCTTTTCGCAAAGAATGCTACTTTTGGATTTTCATAAAAGAATGTTTCAATAATCATCTGCGGAAGCTGCTACAAATAAAGCATGGTACTCAACTACATTTGGGTTGCATTTTTTCTGATTGCCTTTGTTACAGGACTGGTCAAGCTGCTGGTTTTTGGCGATGCGCAGGTTTTTCCGGAAATGGTTGGCAGCACTTTCGAGATGGCAAAGCTGGGGTTTGAGATTTCGCTCGGCCTTACCGGAGTGATGACGCTGTGGCTGGGACTGATGAAAGTTGGCGAACGCGGCGGCGTAGTAGCAATTATGGCGCGATGGGTTGGCCCGCTGTTCCGCAAATTATTTCCCGACATTCCGCCCGATCATCCCGCCACAGGTTCCATTCTTATGAATATTGCAGCCAATATGCTGGGGCTCGACAATGCTGCCACGCCCCTCGGCCTGAAAGCGATGGATGAGTTACAAAGCATCAATCCGCAGCGTGACACGGCCTCCAATCCCATGATCATGTTTTTGGTGCTCAACACTTCGGGGCTTACGCTTATCCCTATCAGCATCATGGTGTATCGTGCGCAGCTTGGCGCCGCCGACCCATCAGATGTTTTCCTGCCCATTCTGCTGGCCACCTTTTTCTCGACCATGGCCGGCATACTTGCGGTGTCCTTTTTTCAAAAACTTAATTTATTCAATAAAGTAGTGCTGGGTTACCTGGGCGGTTTCACGCTGCTGGTGGCTGCTATCATCTGGTATTTTACCATCATCCCACAGGGCCGGGTGGAGCTTATCTCTTCGGTGGCAAGCAATTTCATCCTGTTTTCTATCATCGTTTCGTTTATCGGACTTGCGCTTTACCGGCGTGTAAATGTGTACGAAACTTTCATCGAAGGTGCCAAAGATGGTTTTAAGATTTCTATTAAAATCATTCCTTATCTGGTAGCCATTCTGGTGGCTATCGGCGTATTCCGGGCTTCGGGAGCTATGTCGTGGCTGATTGATGGAATAGGCTGGCTGGCAGGAGCAGCCGGTCTCAACACCGACTTTGTGCCGGCATTGCCCACGGCTTTTATGAAACCTCTGAGCGGCGCCGGCGCGCGCGGCATGATGGTGGACGCCATGAATACCTTTGGCGCCGACTCTTTTGTAGGGCGCCTGGCCTCTACTTTCCAAGGCTCCACCGACACCACCTTTTATATTCTGGCTGTTTATTTTGGTTCGGTAAGCATCCGCAAGACCCGCTACGCCGTAACCTGCGGCCTCATTGCTGACTTTGCCGGAATCGTTGCCGCCATCTTTATTGCCTATCTATTTTTTTATTGATTACTATTCAGATTGCGGCCATTTCATGGTTTAATCTGAAGACAATTATCCCGTAGGGATCCAATATGGGTAGAAATGATTGATTACAAAGAATTATTTCGTCCCATACAGGACGAGGTTTTGAGCAGACACGATTTTTCTACCCGTATTTTGTGCCTGACGGCACAGAAGAATGTTTCACTATTTCCTCTCAATAAAAAGTAACAGTAAACCAGTATAGCCTATCAGAATTTAGCAGGAAAATAGTCGAATAGTCAAAAAAAAAATCAATTGTCCTTGAGGCATCGGATCGAAAAGCCGTGCGACTTACTGTAGTTGCTGCGGTACACCTGGGCGTTACTGTAGGACAGGTAGCGGTACCAGGCACGGGAAGCATCGTACCCGGACGAAGACCACCAGTAGCCGACGCTGCCCTGATAGTCGAACAACCCACTAATACTGCGGAGGCCACCGGGCAGAGCTGTAAAACCACTGCTATTGTTGCACCTTCATTAGGGCTATTCCAATGGGACATGCCGGTTTCTTTCATTTTACCGCCTGCTACGCTTTCACCACCCAGATAATTTGTTAAGACTGCCCATTCATCATCTGTTGGTAAATGCCATCCTGAAGGACATGCGGTGGATGCTGCTTGCCAATTGTAAAGTACACCATAAGTTTGATAGTTACTGGTAGCCTTGGCTGTCGGCACACTTGTTCCCTCATAACCATAAACATAATAATGGGGTGACGCAACTGATCCACTAAACGAAGGGCTTACACTGGGCAGATAAACCAGATTTTCCTTCATCCAGCATTGATTCCCTATTTGTACAGTTTCGTATTGCTTGCCATCTCTGTTGTCTGTAATTAATGTGAATCCACAGACGAATTCAATTGCTTTTTCTTTATATTGTGATGAGTAACTTTTATGAAAACTACAAATACGATATGAATAACTGTTATTTTTTAAATTAATTCCGTCATCGGCGAAATCATTTTGTCCCGCAATGACACTTGCAATACTTACCCATGCTTCTGCATTCACTTTGCGATCGATTTTAAAACCATCATGGCCTGTATGGCTGTATTCCCAGGTTAATTGTACTGAAGTTACGGAGTTTGGAATAATATTAAAGTTTTCAGGTACCGGTATGGATGAATCAAAATTTTCTTCAGACCAATTTGAGGTGTATGATCCAAAAAATCCACAAACCCGGTAATAAACCTGGGTGTTAAGGGCGAAATTATTATCTTCCACGCTGTTTCCAGTAACAGTTGTAATCAATTCCCAATTGCCGCCTTCGTATTTCCGCTCAATTATAAAACCAACATCACCACTGTAAATTACCTGCCAGGAAAGGGTTATGGAGGTAATTGAGTTGTTAGTTATTTTTAAATTGGCTGGTACTACAAATTCAGCAGACACCGATACAGATTGTTTTATAGAGCTGTGGTCTCCTGCAAAAGCATAAATCCGATAAGAATAGGTGTATGAAGAATCGGGAATGATTTCCGTATCATTCCAGCTTCGGACTTCTTTAGGAAACGTTTGATATGCAATCTGCCATGCTTCATCGCCTTTTTTGCGATCAAGTTTAAAGCCTTCAATGCTTTTATTGTCATAAGTCCAGTAGAGTTTTTTCTCAACTGGTGAAATGTCCTCAACTTGCAGGTTTTGAGGTGCCCAGGCAGCAGGATCAATATTGGCTTTTTCGTCCCAGGGGTTGTCGCGTTCAGGTTTTTCGCAGGAAAGCAGTAGCACCAATATTGCGAAAATGATTGGTTGAATGCCTTTAAAATTCATGGCTGCTATTTTTAGAAATGTATTCAATAGTTTAATCACAATTAAAAACTTATTTGCAAACTCAGCATTGCGCCGCCATCAAGTGGCACAGCCGAAATATCCATTCTTTTCTTTGCCTTGCTTTGTTTGGAAGCATTGATGATGGTCATGATGGCGCAAAAACCACTTGCACCAAAGGCAGCATAAGAAATGATCTGATTTCGCTCCATCCGGTCGTAGAGTTTGGTTGCTTCAGTAGTAGCGGTTGGGTAGTCTTTACCGGCCTTATCGGAAGCGTAAGCGAAAAACGCACCAGTAGTGGCTGTTGCCAAAGTTGCGGTGAGCCAAATGTTTTTCCGCTTTTTGTATTTGTCAAAATCTATCTGCGCCATTACCTTCTGATCGGACACCATCGTGAAGTTGTATGTATTTTGTTGCTCGGAAACGGAGAAGGAATCCTCAAAATCGTTGTAACCGGTTCTCTTCAGCCGGATGGTGTTCTTGCCAAAGTTGGTGGTTAACTTTCTGCTTGTTGTTCCTTCGTTTTTTCCATTCAAATAAAGGCTGGCTCCGGATGGATTGCTTGTGATGGTGATCTCTTTAAAATTACTGAGGTCCTCATTCACTGTGGTGCGTTCGTTTTCTTTCACCTCCGCGGTAGTTTTTACGGTGGCATAGTTTGCCTTTTTAAGCGTAATCTCGGACGTGCCGATAATTATTTCAGGAATAATCTTCGGCGTTAGGCCGTAAGATTTTCCATCAATAAAAATTTCAGCTTCGGGCGGGTCGGAAGCTATGGAGAGGCTGCCATTGATGGGCAATATTGTAAAAGTCAATGTTTCGGTGGCTCCGGCTTTCATATCAATTTTTCGTGTCTGGCTGTAATGCTTGTCCTTTTTTACCTCGATGGTATGCACGCCTTTGCGCAGAATATCATCGAAAGCGCCGGATGCTTTTCGCTCTCCATCGATGTAAATATCTGCCGCAAGGTTGGTGGTGATGTGCACGTTTCCAAACACAGGATTCATTTCAAAATTCATCGGAGTGCTTTCCCCATCCTTTATGGAAACTTCGCGGCTCGCGGGTTCGTAAAGTTCAAGCGAAAGCGAAATGGTGTGGCTGCCGCTTTTCAAAGTATCGAAAGTATGCGGGGTAGAATAATTTGTAGGAACACCATCCAGGGATATTTTTGCGCCATCGCGCGGGCTGCTCTTAACGGAAAGTGAACCGAAGTTTGGATTAAGAATCATTTCGTGCGTTTCCGTTTCATTCACTTTTACGGTAAAGTCTCCTTCTATGGAATGAAACATCTCTTTTTCGAGGCGGTATTCGTAATATCCACTTGAGGTTTCCATGGTAAAAGGAGTGTAGCCCATGTACTCATCCTCAACCCAAACCTTAGCATGGGATGGATGAGATTTCAGCAGGATAAATCCGGTAGTCAGCCCCCCTACCCCATCTGCGCCATGGCGGGTTACCACCATTTGATAAACAACACCCGGTTTTATTACAACCGGAAAATTGAAGTGGTACTTTAACAAATCAGCTCCCCAAATACTCAGACGGCGCTCTCCGGGAGAAAGATAAATCCAGTATTCGCCGGATTTCTTTTCGATATCTCCCACGATGCGTACTCCGCTATCAAAATAGAGTCCGTCAAGATCAGAATTTATTTTGATCAACGAACAAGCTTTGTCGTTGGCATCGAGTCGCTGATGCTGTATTGCTGAAATATCGTTGGGAACTTCCCTGAAGCCGGATACACTCAGCGAATCGGCCAGGAGGTGGTTGGCAATAAGAAGGAAAATAAAGAGGTGGAAATATTTCATTTCACATGGCAGATTTTCAAACAAAAAAAAGAGTGTGCTAAAGTAATCCTTTTATGGATTGAAATATCCTATTCATAGCTATTCAAAAAAAGGACTTGCTGGGATTTATTCACGAGTAACTTTCCCTTTGCTTTTCCTGATCATGGAAACAGGCAAAGCCTGGAAAAATAAAGCAGACGAGGTACAACCTCGTCCAAACTCTGAGAATAAATGCGATATGAATGGCTATTGTTTTATAAATTTCTCCACCGTCACGATTTTCTCATTTTGAATCCGCACGAAATAAGCGCCTTGTGGCAGCGAGGTGATGTCGATACTGGTTGTTGGTTTCGTAATGGTTTGTTGCAACACTTCCTGTCCGCTGAGGTTTATGATGGAAAGATGACTTTGTGCTGAATTTTCGGGCTGTGAAATAATGATAAGCCCTGTGGTGGGGTTGGGATAAGTGCTAAATCCCTCACCAATGGTGGTACTTTCTACTGCTGCATGTGCACAAGCCTCTATCACTTCCTGTTGGTTATTGCAGCCAGTGAGGTTGCCCCAAATTTCGACGGTACTATTGGGACTGCCCAGGTAAGCACAAATACTTTGTACTTCACAGGTTGATAAAGAATCATTAGCGATAATTGTTAATCCCTCTATGGAATTTGCTGCAATATTACCCAGGCCCGTTAAACTGGTCAGAACAGAGTTATCACTAATCCTAATCGTCCCCCCGATGGAAGTGAGGTTATCCAGCGCCGCTATACTGGTCAGAACAAAGTTTTGCTCCATCCAAAGATTCCCTCCGATGGAAGTTAAACCTTCAAGCCCCGTTAAATTGGTCAGTGCATCGTTAAGGCCAATCCTAAGATTCCCCCCGATGGAAGTGAGGTTATCCAGCCCTGTTAAACTGTTGAGGGAATTGTTATAAGCAAGAAAAAGACCTCCTCCAATCGAAGTCAGGTTGTCCAGCGCCGCTATACTGGTCAGAATAGAGGTAGATCGAATAGAAATACTATTACCAACGGAAGTCAGGTTATCCAACCCAGCTAAACTGGTCAGGGAAAGGTTAGTGTTAATATCAAGACTCCCACCAATGGAAGCGAGGTTACCCAGTGCCATTAAACTGGTCAGGGTTTCGGTGGCACCAATATTAAGATTTCTCCCAATGGAAATCAGGTTATTCAATCCCGTTAGGCTGGTCAGTGCAGCGTTATACTCAATAGTAATATCATTCCCGACGGTTGTCAGGTTACTCAGCCCCGATAAACTGGTCAGGAGAGGGTTCCAACTAATTCTAAGTTCTCCTCCAATGGAAACCAGGTTATCCAGCCCCGATAAACTGATCAGGGCTTTGTTAACATCAATCAAAAGATAACCTCCTAAGGAAGTCAGTTTATTCAGCGCTATTAAATTGGTCAGGGCATTATTGAAAGTAATACCAAAGTCCCCTCCAACGAAAGTTAGGTTGTCCAGCCCCGATAAACTGGTCAGGGAGTGGTTAAGATCAATATCAAGATTTTCCCCGATAGTAGTGAGGTTGTCCAGCCCAGATAAATTCATCAGGATATCGTTACGAAAAATTCTAAGAGTTTTCCCAATGGAAGTTAAAACACTTAATCCGTTAAGATTAGAAATAGCACCACTCGAATAATCTGTTATTGTAACGTCTCCCTCGATTTCCGTACATCCCGGATAATCGGTTTGGAAATTATCAATCTGTGCTTGTGTGGTGAAGGTGATACCTTGGGGCAGGCAGCCTTGGGCATTTGCGACGCTTATTGCAAATAGGGCAAACAAAAAGAAGTAGAATTTTTTCATGATTTTGATTTCTTAATAATAAAAAGAGTGTACTAAAGTAATCCTTTTATGGATTGAAATGCCATTTAGACCTCTTTTCTCTAAGCTGATGAGGAAGTTTATGAGATTCCTCTCTTCGTTTGGAATGACCACGCGCGAGTGCAAATCTGTGGTGAGCCGGGATCGGGCGCTTTGCGCCCGATCCCGGCTCACCATTTACACAAAAAGTTATGTCATTCCGACTGAAAAATTCGCGAAGGTAATTTGGAGGGAGAAATCTACAAATCGTGCTGGAGCAGGAGTTATGAAATTATGAAGCAACCAGTCTATGCCGTTGCAGCCAAATCTTTTACAGCTTTAAAAAGGATTTTCATCTCGGCGATTGCGGGAATTTCATAGATGCCCTCAACATCGATAAACATGTCGATGTGCTGAATCTTGAAATTCACCTTGTCGAGTACTGCCATGCAGTTGTCATCCTCAAAAATCAGGGCGTCCCAGTTTTCGGTGAGCGTGGTCAGATTGCCATCTTTTTTTAGCGTAAGCACACGGTAATTCCCCGATCCGGTAAGCAGCAATGCCTCGGGGTTGTTGTCGGTATTAAATTTCTGGTGGTTGAAATACAAGCGATATTTGTCGCGATAGGGCTCGCCGGCAGTGGGGCAAAAAGTAGTGCAGTTGCCGCACTCGTTACACCAGTCAGCGATATTGAGTACCTGAAACCTTTGCCTGATGGGAATTTTGTGATGGTATGCGACTTTAAATTTCTCACCTGCAAAAGTTACTGCAGGTATCAGCCGGTCGTCGTCGGCAACTTCAAAACCCAGCATAGCACGGTTCGGGCACACTGCCACACACACGTTGCAGATGGTATCGCATTGCAGACAACGCGCGGCTTCCTTCACGGCGCGGGGCGGCTTGAGTGTTTTGGTGATCAGCTCAAAACCTCTTCGCTCTGCAACAGGGACAATCTCAGCGTAATAAGGGTTTTCACGCTGCGACTTTTGTACTTTTAGTTTATTGATGTCCACATCTTTGGTTTGCCTGAATAGATTGGCCGGAAGCACCACGCCTGAGTCCATTACTATTTCGTAAGCAGCGCGCCGGGCATCGCCAATCACCTGCAAGGTAGTAGCCGACGGGTCGAGCAACGAGCCTCCTGCAAATACGCGCTTCATCCGGGTGGCGTTGGAGCCTTTGCGCGGATTCAGCTTGTAGATGTCAAAAAAGTCGATGTCGGCCTCTGTGCCCAGACAGGTAATGACGGTATCAAATTCAAGAATATAAGACTGTGCGTAGTCATCTTCATAGATTTCGGCAAGCTCCAGTCCGGAAACCTGACCGGCGCGTGCAATAACACGAACCGTATCGGTGGCGTCAATCACCTCAATATTTTCGTCGGCAAGCGCATCTTTTATCGATTGATCGATATGCATCTCCTCTGCGGGAACAGGAGATATCAAAGTAACGCTGCCTTTGTCATCTATCAGTCGCTGAGCTGCACGTGCCGCATCAGCAGCCAAATCGTCGCTGCCCACCACAGCATAATGATTCCCTGTGAGCTGTAAGGTATTTGCGCGGATCTGCTGCAGGAAACTGATTCCGTCAACAACGCCTTCGGAATCTTCTCCCTGAATCCCCATCATCAGGGGCTTGGAAGCACCTGTGGCAATAAATATATATTGTGAACTCTCAAGGATGCGTTCAAAACGCTCGCTGTCGACGCGGGCACTGTTCAGAATTTTAACGCCGGCCGCTTTAATGCGCTCGATGTCTTTTTCGACGGCAGCCTGGTCGAGCCTGAAATCAGGTGCAACGTTACGCGCCATGCCGCCAGCTTCGGCAGCAGCCTCGTAGATTTCAACTGAAAAACCATATTTGGTAAGAAACCATGCCGCCGACAGTCCGGCCACGCCCCCACCGATCACTGCTACCTTTATTCCGTTGGAGGGTGCGGGCATCGCGCCAAGCGCCTCTCCGGAAGTGTTTTCCGCTATAAATCGCTCGATCTCTTTCATCAACACCGGAT
This portion of the Bacteroidales bacterium genome encodes:
- a CDS encoding tetratricopeptide repeat protein produces the protein MKKFVVLLITVLAFSGVYAQPNNVVASFNYLNRGKLDKAKEAIDKAVEHQKTMTDAKTWFYYGNVYLSIQLTDEEEYKDLDPNPLDKAYEAYVKSIELDTKNEYVDQVRDRILVCSEQYFNNAVSDYNEKDYKKAAEAFAKSAMTRQEMGSIDTLSIFYAGQSAFLGEDYQNARKHMIQAKDLNYPEPAIYSILASVHKVEGDTAAAIMVINEGREVFPDDYALIIDAANLYLATGLSQEALDVLTLAIEKDKSNPSLFFAAGTIYDKMGNFEKARDLYQDAINVDADYFDANYNLGALYFNKAVEIITEAGNLPLNETAKYDKMMEEGKAMMQKALPYLEKADSIQESDQITLQTLKEIYTRLGMMDKVKGVNERLNN
- a CDS encoding T9SS type A sorting domain-containing protein; this translates as MKKFYFFLFALFAISVANAQGCLPQGITFTTQAQIDNFQTDYPGCTEIEGDVTITDYSSGAISNLNGLSVLTSIGKTLRIFRNDILMNLSGLDNLTTIGENLDIDLNHSLTSLSGLDNLTFVGGDFGITFNNALTNLIALNKLTSLGGYLLIDVNKALISLSGLDNLVSIGGELRISWNPLLTSLSGLSNLTTVGNDITIEYNAALTSLTGLNNLISIGRNLNIGATETLTSLMALGNLASIGGSLDINTNLSLTSLAGLDNLTSVGNSISIRSTSILTSIAALDNLTSIGGGLFLAYNNSLNSLTGLDNLTSIGGNLRIGLNDALTNLTGLEGLTSIGGNLWMEQNFVLTSIAALDNLTSIGGTIRISDNSVLTSLTGLGNIAANSIEGLTIIANDSLSTCEVQSICAYLGSPNSTVEIWGNLTGCNNQQEVIEACAHAAVESTTIGEGFSTYPNPTTGLIIISQPENSAQSHLSIINLSGQEVLQQTITKPTTSIDITSLPQGAYFVRIQNEKIVTVEKFIKQ
- a CDS encoding FISUMP domain-containing protein — encoded protein: MNFKGIQPIIFAILVLLLSCEKPERDNPWDEKANIDPAAWAPQNLQVEDISPVEKKLYWTYDNKSIEGFKLDRKKGDEAWQIAYQTFPKEVRSWNDTEIIPDSSYTYSYRIYAFAGDHSSIKQSVSVSAEFVVPANLKITNNSITSITLSWQVIYSGDVGFIIERKYEGGNWELITTVTGNSVEDNNFALNTQVYYRVCGFFGSYTSNWSEENFDSSIPVPENFNIIPNSVTSVQLTWEYSHTGHDGFKIDRKVNAEAWVSIASVIAGQNDFADDGINLKNNSYSYRICSFHKSYSSQYKEKAIEFVCGFTLITDNRDGKQYETVQIGNQCWMKENLVYLPSVSPSFSGSVASPHYYVYGYEGTSVPTAKATSNYQTYGVLYNWQAASTACPSGWHLPTDDEWAVLTNYLGGESVAGGKMKETGMSHWNSPNEGATIAVVLQLCPVASAVLVGCSTIRAASATGGLRPGTMLPVPGTATCPTVTPRCTAATTVSRTAFRSDASRTIDFFFDYSTIFLLNSDRLYWFTVTFY
- a CDS encoding FAD-dependent oxidoreductase; the protein is MNPATLGQLLGIILNDLNTNNEVFDIPGKLFYKHWHNHVLYSKKYGQELHNPIGLTSGPHTQLAQNIVSGWLCGARYIELKTVTPAPATGIIKPSISIYEGAHHCETTIELDVEQAYDQFLNAWIIIHILNHKLFTRKKHVNAIGTIFNMSLGNTLADIRSEKMQWFVDKMIDCSVEKTEKLQSIKSIYPDIDQISIPDQISNSFTVNTSKDCSAREIEYICKLLMVDKKLHPVIKFSPTLLGYRSVRAIVSAEDALYVEIDEEHFEEDVQYGEAIDLIDAIKATAAEMKLELTIKICGGLLCRNVTTQIPEAASDVYLTGNALHPVAVNLAAKFQSRFEGSLNISFSGGADCYNVSQLLLNGFSTITVCTDLLKPGGYGRLAQYFQELSRTFANYQAKNIREYILKSGSAYSVQETALENLRNYAIRTLNNPAYKKTELTHLSIKNQRPLFLYDCVHAPCVDACDTHPNIPGYCWFAANNDPEKAIKTLLTDNPLPSLTGMLASDPCRLKCTRINYDYPVLMKEIERFIAENTSGEALGAMPAPSNGIKVAVIGGGVAGLSAAWFLTKYGFSVEIYEAAAEAGGMARNVAPDFRLDQAAVEKDIERIKAAGVKILNSARVDSERFERILESSQYIFIATGASKPLMMGIQGEDSEGVVDGISFLQQIRANTLQLTGNHYAVVGSDDLAADAARAAQRLIDDKGSVTLISPVPAEEMHIDQSIKDALADENIEVIDATDTVRVIARAGQVSGLELAEIYEDDYAQSYILEFDTVITCLGTEADIDFFDIYKLNPRKGSNATRMKRVFAGGSLLDPSATTLQVIGDARRAAYEIVMDSGVVLPANLFRQTKDVDINKLKVQKSQRENPYYAEIVPVAERRGFELITKTLKPPRAVKEAARCLQCDTICNVCVAVCPNRAMLGFEVADDDRLIPAVTFAGEKFKVAYHHKIPIRQRFQVLNIADWCNECGNCTTFCPTAGEPYRDKYRLYFNHQKFNTDNNPEALLLTGSGNYRVLTLKKDGNLTTLTENWDALIFEDDNCMAVLDKVNFKIQHIDMFIDVEGIYEIPAIAEMKILFKAVKDLAATA
- a CDS encoding nucleoside recognition domain-containing protein; this encodes MVLNYIWVAFFLIAFVTGLVKLLVFGDAQVFPEMVGSTFEMAKLGFEISLGLTGVMTLWLGLMKVGERGGVVAIMARWVGPLFRKLFPDIPPDHPATGSILMNIAANMLGLDNAATPLGLKAMDELQSINPQRDTASNPMIMFLVLNTSGLTLIPISIMVYRAQLGAADPSDVFLPILLATFFSTMAGILAVSFFQKLNLFNKVVLGYLGGFTLLVAAIIWYFTIIPQGRVELISSVASNFILFSIIVSFIGLALYRRVNVYETFIEGAKDGFKISIKIIPYLVAILVAIGVFRASGAMSWLIDGIGWLAGAAGLNTDFVPALPTAFMKPLSGAGARGMMVDAMNTFGADSFVGRLASTFQGSTDTTFYILAVYFGSVSIRKTRYAVTCGLIADFAGIVAAIFIAYLFFY
- a CDS encoding PEGA domain-containing protein — protein: MKYFHLFIFLLIANHLLADSLSVSGFREVPNDISAIQHQRLDANDKACSLIKINSDLDGLYFDSGVRIVGDIEKKSGEYWIYLSPGERRLSIWGADLLKYHFNFPVVIKPGVVYQMVVTRHGADGVGGLTTGFILLKSHPSHAKVWVEDEYMGYTPFTMETSSGYYEYRLEKEMFHSIEGDFTVKVNETETHEMILNPNFGSLSVKSSPRDGAKISLDGVPTNYSTPHTFDTLKSGSHTISLSLELYEPASREVSIKDGESTPMNFEMNPVFGNVHITTNLAADIYIDGERKASGAFDDILRKGVHTIEVKKDKHYSQTRKIDMKAGATETLTFTILPINGSLSIASDPPEAEIFIDGKSYGLTPKIIPEIIIGTSEITLKKANYATVKTTAEVKENERTTVNEDLSNFKEITITSNPSGASLYLNGKNEGTTSRKLTTNFGKNTIRLKRTGYNDFEDSFSVSEQQNTYNFTMVSDQKVMAQIDFDKYKKRKNIWLTATLATATTGAFFAYASDKAGKDYPTATTEATKLYDRMERNQIISYAAFGASGFCAIMTIINASKQSKAKKRMDISAVPLDGGAMLSLQISF